The Leguminivora glycinivorella isolate SPB_JAAS2020 chromosome 25, LegGlyc_1.1, whole genome shotgun sequence nucleotide sequence tcacaaattcaattccatgtactcatttacagagtacagagggttatctaacTAATAACCCTGTCGGTGGTGGTGTGGTTGTGTAGTAATTTAGTGGTTAGTTAcatttgaaatccttccgacagaGTTACAttcgatatcagatcggataatgtgaaaacgctctaataCGGCTCTGTGAGCGCACTGTAACACCTCCTAAGTCCCAGTGACCTTTTAAGTtttaatataatagtacaaaacCTAATCGAATTTGAAGTGAAATCTTCCAAGTCGCAGTGTCCTTTTAAAATGACAAAATACAATCAAATGTCTAGAGAAACCTCCTCAGTCCCGGTGTCCATTTAAAAGTACAAACTCAAAACGAATTCCTAGTGAAACCTCGCCAGTCCCAGTGTCCTTTTAAAATTACAAACTCAAAAGAAACTTTTAGAGAAACCTCATCAGTCCCAGTGTCTatttcaaaatacaaaatctaTTAGAATATTCCCATATCCTCTATAGTCCCAGTGTACTTTTAAAAGGACAAAGTTAAATCGAATTTAAAGTGAAACCTTCCAAATCGCAGTGTCCTTTTAAAAGGACAAAATCATATTAAATCTGAAATGAAACCGCTATAGTCCCAGTGTACAAATTCAAAGTACAAACTCAAAAGGAATTTCTCGAGAATCCTCCACAGTCCCAGTGTCCTTTTAAGAGtacaaatgttttattttattttattattattataaatgggcttactcttggccacagactagccaaaggcaaagacgtggcctacgatggagtgagctcacccagaagatgcctcAAGAtgattcactcttgatttgaagacATATCAGACCTGTTTGTCGAGCCACTCGATGCTCTGGTACAGCTGGCCCCGGGAGCTGTCCCGCCACGTGTAGCGGAAGCGAGAGCCCCAGTGGCAGAAGTCCGAGGAGATCACGAACAGGTTCTGCGGGTCCGCCAGGTAGGGCGCTAAGATGGCGCCGTATCTACAagcaaagaggatagagtattatagagttactgttaaagtaaaatgtgtaatcacagtgcatagactgccatctctcgagacaggcttaaaacttttgaacctcagttttgacaatttggcccatattcttagcttgatatgtgttaaaatgtcaaatattaatattagcgccatctagctgagcgtaccccaaaggtgtaatgccatcttggccaccgtacctttttctctatggctttgaggtacgtttttttcttagaccgtctatacggagttacatatgtctttgctataaGCAAACAAATTCGTtcatttgggccatttttaacccccgacgcaaaaacgacggggtgttataactttggcgtgtctgtctgtctgtggcatcgcagctcgcgaacggatgaaccgatttcgatttagttttttggtttgaaagctgagttagtcgggagtgttcttagccatgtttcatgaaaatcggtctactatgtcgcggtcgggggtgttttcaaaattttcattttgtggttaggttattttcatAGTTGTCCACCGCACTTTTTctggatttggaaatttgtaTGTGCTTTCAATCCTTATTGGAGATAAAAGTGTCCTAAGGTTTTCTTCccatttcgttaccatttttaaccgccttccaaatctcaaaggaaggggttatcaagtcgtctgtatgtttttttttttaaatgtttgttcctcgatatctccgtcgttactagaccgattttgaatttttttttttgattgaatgtatatgcatacagattggtcccatttttctcagaacccagttctgatgatgggatcctggagaaattgagggaactcctcaaatctgaaaggcatacatatggtgatgtttgtgtttttaaaggaacagcatgcatttacgtacggaacagtgacatttggtgcagtggaactcctgatgatggtcagaatggaactcctcaaatctgaacggcacacttataatgactttggtatttttataagaacagcatgcacttacgtccagaacagtgttatttggtgcagtggaattgctgatgatggtcagaacggaactcctcaaatctgaacggcacacttttagtgactttggtatttttataagaacagcatgcacttacgtccagaacagtgacatttggtgcagtggaactgctggaaggcggtttttttttcttaaaaaatatttcatacattttgtataacgttaacggaatggaaggtttggaaaatgtctgaaaaaatatcaaaatattttattttcactacagtcaagttccctattgtttTGGTTGATTTCGAGAGTAATAAAAATGTGTCTTGGCACTCACTTGGCTTCCTTTTCAGGCGTTAAAGATCCTACGAGTATAGGTATGATCGTGAAGCCGGTTTtgtatctgaaaaaaaaaaacaagtcatAAATAATCCAAACTCAAGATTTGTCAGCGGGCCATGGAGCGCAGTATTTTGAGCGTGAAATTAACCGAtcgcattagaaatacaatacTGCGCTCCAGAACGGGATTAACGGACGTAGCTGCAACTGCTGCcaagcttaaatgggactgggcggGACACATCTGCCGGATGCCGGATGCcctgtgggccaagatagccccacgttgggtaccacaaattgtaaggcgtcgcggtagacctcgccagagatggcgcgacgagcttgacgcctttgacgaggactggtgggagacttcaggggatagggatgcgtggagggatttgagggaggcctttgcccaacagtgggacaacacgggctcttaataataataaataatatttttttagggttttcATCTATCTATACAGGTTAGTTTAGGTTAAATTTGGAATAAGtatgggaagagttgtaactctatgggtactacatcagtaaatgcgggttatttgtataggcataattacagtgacatctagcgacaaccactactcgatactaggtggcaactgtgtctcatCTGCCAAAAAtctaatattagaacagtttacaacttatattacaaaaaattggtgagcattacacttttcgttcgtcgcgacatctattgacaagtagcagtactggtAATTTACgttatttgacgcgtgattgtcgctagaagatgtcacttaactatgcctatacaaataacccacatttcctgatgtatggggtgacaactcttcccttacgtATTCCTCTATGATCTCTACTTACTCCTCCATGACTTTGGCGATGTAGGGCAGGTGCATCTCTATAGAGTGCTCGTCCTCGTCTGTCTGTACGTCCATCCACTCGAACTGCCGCGTCGCTTCCAGCTCCGTGTAAACTGGACAACATATTCACATTTCAAATATTATTTCCCCCTcaccagctcggaaacacgtcttttgtcttttaataccagcgggtaaaaacgtttTATCCAccagtgggtaaagtaatttgaccttgaataaagtcaaattaactgctttaaaattgataaaagtaggtgaatctagtaataaagatgatttaccacctgtggaactactggaagcagtgataaacgcattttttgcgttgtagtttcctcgctatagtgaggggaaaagttttgtgttacactcgggtgcaaatgtattttacttctcgtgtgttaaaaaactcgcaagttcaggattctattctcgaaccactcgcttcgctcgtggttcaactatagaatcctttcacttgctcgtttttcaattccacactcggcgttaaatacaactttgcccccttgtataacaaataactatttcaccagaCCAAATAATTATTTCAGCTTTATTCGACgttcattgtaatatgcctacttggaaaataaatatttcatttcatttcaccacaccaactgataaaggcttactttgctattcgaaaacagatagcaaaattgcattttatccacaagagtgcaaagtaatttcatacaaattttaacttgacatCTTGAGTTGACTGgtagaatccatactaatattataaatgggaaagtgtgtgtgtctgtttgtttgtccgtctttcacggcaaaacggaacgacgaattgacgtgatttttcaagtggagatagttgaagggacggagagtgacataggctactttttgtctctttctaacaccccacttccctaaaatggggggtggaattttgtatggagcatgccGAATTTTtggatttaacgcgagcgaagccgcgggtagaAGCtagtttacctataaatgatgattttgaatcataaatattgaataaattgatagatttaatTTAGTACGATGTTTTATAGcctgtattttgttcgtgttggtgtggtgaaaaatgttgtgtttcactcggcggcaaagtttgtttcaCCTTCGTGCCTTGGGGTTTCAAGTGTTtcaaccctcgcaacgctcaagattccaccttttgaaccactcgctacgctcgcggttcaatattggaatctttcgcttgctcgggtatcaatattggcacgagcGGTTAAACAACgactttgcctccttgtaaaacaaatactaTAATTTTCTCAAGCTACGGTCGGCGAAAGGCCATTGAACAGAACTATAATGTAATGTAAGATGTTCACTCACTCTGTTTGTCTATGGTGAGATCGTAGAGGGGGGTCTGGTACTTGTCGAGCGAGGAGAGCGCGCAGCCCCCCAACCGCACGTGGTGGGAGGGGCCCAGGATGAAGATGCGCTTGCTGGAAGGTAAGGTGCTCTTTAACATTTCGCATTGGCCAACAAGGCCACAGCGGCGTGCTGTTTAAAAAAAACGgtaaaaattcataaaaaaacttGCCAAAAAAATAGTTCGTGGAATCTCAgac carries:
- the LOC125239214 gene encoding protein MEMO1 — translated: MSCRNASHAGSWYTENGNELSRQLDLWLSKADLSHGPARAIIAPHAGYSYCGACAAFAYRQVSPVVVKRIFILGPSHHVRLGGCALSSLDKYQTPLYDLTIDKQIYTELEATRQFEWMDVQTDEDEHSIEMHLPYIAKVMEEYKTGFTIIPILVGSLTPEKEAKYGAILAPYLADPQNLFVISSDFCHWGSRFRYTWRDSSRGQLYQSIEWLDKQGMDIIETLDPRSFTEYLNKYGNTICGRHPIGVLLQAVAKLANSSNAPKMSLKFLKYAQSSQCMTPQDSSVSYASASLVFE